The genomic region atttccattttttcaAGGCAAATCAAAtccaatcaaatcaaatatatcaaaattaaataaactaaagGTACACGAACAGTAAACACTGAGTCAATAATGTTGAATGCAGCAACCTCCTCTCTTTTGACTGTAGAACAaaccatttatttttcacaggAACGTTATTTGTCGGCTCTGTACACCcgacagtcacacacatacatgtaccgTAATACCGGTAAAAACAACGCACCGAACATCCTCATCACTAGAGGAAACAAGAATGAGTAAGGGCGCATATAATACACATATCAGTCTCAACAAATAAGACAAACTGATTGCTGGAATAATGAATACAtggaaacaacagacagaagagCCTGAAACCAGTGAGGGAAGAGAATCAAAGATTTACACAAGAAATGCTGAGTCAACAAATCCCGGACAGAGGAATTGAAAAGAAACGTCCTGTTAAGAGAACTGACAAAAGTCGATTTTTCCTCACttcaaatctttaaaaacacaatattaaacTCATTAAAGTGCAGATGTGTGAACAATATCTCACAGAAACGTTCAACAGAGACCAAAGAACCGTGAAACAAACCTCTGCAGGTGGAAATCTACCGGACACAAGTCACATGTTCAAATCCAACGAGACAGAGATTAAAAGGAGGCAGAGTCCAACCAAGAGGACATGAACACAGTTCACCTAGGACAGAAACGTGTCTCCGGTAAGTTCGTCCATTTTTACTACGACTTCTATTCTatttgatgaaaaacagaatctAAATGTGTCTTCTAACCAGTTGATCTAACTAAATAAAGCTTTGTGCAGTCTGACAAATGCTTCTCTCCTGGTCTCAGATTGAATCCATAGAAATCTGCAGTACATAGATTTACCCAGCAGATGTCTCCATGTCTGTTCCACACGGAGTCTCCTAAAGTTCAGGACGGTGAATTGTCTTCGGAGCTACTTTTGCGTTCTCTCTGCTCCATAATGATCTATTGTGAGAGTAGAGCCTGTATCATGCAGTAGATCCCCgctggctgtgtccacagagagtgggttcaccctcagctgtgaGCAGCAAGTATCACTGGAACTCAGAGGGATGGAGACAGTTCATTAACGGAGCTGATCAGCTCTCAACACTGTTATTagactgtgacactgactgacagtagCTGGATCACAGCTGGGATGCTGCTGTCCACTGGACTGGAGCTGGATTTGTGCTTCACTTGTTATTATTGGATTTGCTCAGTGGGAATAAAAACTACATGAACCACTCGGTAGAGTTAGTTCATGTCATGAGGTCTGCAGCCAACAGCTTCTCTGACTTCACAAGGGCGAGACCCTGTCCCATCGGACCAActcctcctctgcagagctgtggatgtttctcttcttcttccatctgtgctgttgaacagtttgttctgtttgataATGTGAACAGAATAATTCAGTAGTTTCTACTTGACCATGTTTCCAgctgttctctgctgctctgtgctgctgactgtgttgtttcttcagtctAACGGTGAGTTGAAACTTATGTTTTAtcataaacactgtgttttcatgcagtaagtcgtttttagttttagtttaattagGTGAACTCTGACTGTTCAGCTCCACAAACAGAGCTCATTTTAACtgtgtcagtttctgttttacttgaTGCTGTGAACTTTTTGTTCGGCAGCTCAGAGCAGGTTGTTACTTCTTTACTGTTCTAGTAGAAATGTTACATTGATCTGTTTAGAGATCAGGACAGACTCTGTCCACTGTTTAACTTCCTAACATCCTGTTTGTTAAACATCTTGTTTGATTAACATCTTGTTTTAGATCCTGTTGCAGCTGTGTTCACATCAGACTGTTTTGATGTTCAGGTGAATTCAGCTGAAAAAACAACTGaatgcattaaaaacacttttacttaACGTTTTCAGAAAATGAACTGACTATCAACTGGagtgtaaaacactgtattACAAGAAAAATcgtttttttataaatgttattaattcaGAGAAATCCACCAAACACTGGTCACATTTTTAGGATTTTACACAGACACCAGGGAAACAGCATCATCCCGTCCTACAACACTTATATAACTGAACCTGCTTcactcctttttattttcacatcaccCAGAGACCACAGCTGACTATTAACTGAAGCTGAGTGTGGATGGTGGAAACTGTGTCTTCAGAATAAATTCAACATTCTGGTTTGTTGACGTGGACGATGAGCAATGATGAGTGAATCAAATAGGAAAGAAGTCCAGGTTATAATTATGTTGAACAGTCCGTCTCTGTGGTCTCTTTCACAGACAGGTCTGATGTTAACTCCTACATGGACCTGGAAGTTCTAGTGACCTGTTTGACTTTTGTCCTGACACAGTGTCGACAGCACAAAAAGATGTTTCATACAGGAtgagtaaaaaggaaaatgtgcagGTGTCTTATTGTGACTCTTATATCTGAACTTTACTATGAGGACCTGGTTCTTCCTTTGATCGCACTTTGTTCTGCATCAGTTCATCTTTTCTTGTAGTTGCAGCAGGATTTTGTTGTATccattatgtgtgttttcaagaCACTCAACCAAAAACTATTCTGTGGTGTGAACCTGGAACAAGTCTGAGCTCATTGAATTTTCTGAGAGCTTTATTAGAACATCTGTCAAGCCCCTACTTGCCCCCTGAATAAATCTACCTGTCAGCACTCACCTGGCAACCCTGTGTGTTTTAGAGCCTTCCTGGAATAGTACTTGTTTGCCCTTCATTTAAATTGCAGCCATGGTTTATGGTTGTGGTTCCTGACGCCTggctgtctctgtttctctggcAACAAAAGCCTTTAAACCAgcctgttgttgtctttatttagcTGAGAGAAACAATGAACATCGTTCCTGCTACTTTCCTGTAAAACTGAGattgtcattaaataaaacacaacaacagcagttgtTGACTTGTTGtcttaatgaaaatgtaaaatagtatTTAGGTTGGTACAGTGTGTTTTAGTAACTGTAGACTGTTAATTGCTgtatacaaaaacatttcaatgtgtgaaaatgattcTGACTTTTTAACTGGAATTCATCACAATTAGAGAGTTGGGTTATAGTTTTTAATCCAGTCTACAGATACATGatatgtatgttttaatttaaatgaataaattattactAAATAGTGTCCATTAGGACAACCCAAGATCAAACTCAGGctttttcactgctgctgttaatcTGCTTTAATGTCTTATTTTTCTACAGCCACTGCTTTAAAATTGTGGCTCTGCTCTTCATCAGTTTTCTTCATGGGTCACAAGTAAACAAACTCTGAACTGACTCATTTATCATTAGTAACAAGAATCTCTGAAAAATGAAGTCTCATTACGCAGCTGCACTTGAAATTCTTGAACGTCTTCATTGACTTTGTCATGGATATTTGGAGtggttaattttattttagctggTATAATACAAtagttgaataaataaactgatcatACAATTTGTTGTGGGTCAGTAGGTAAAGATAAATTGATTCGATTTTAAGTTCCAGTGAACAAACCATCATCAGGCTgaagccaaaacaaacactgagtgttGTAGTCAACTATTTCCTACTTTGTTAAAAGTAGGAACACAAAAGGTTCAGGAAATACCATAGAAAACAATTGGCGGATGATAGAACAATTATTTCAATAGTGAAGGAAAATATCCCGTTTTCAAATTCTTTGGTGTCTCAAACCTGCACTTGAAATGCctgtttctgttattgtgaGACACACAAGACATAAAACACCAGGTACATCAGCCTAAGATCGAATCAATCAAAAACATGAAGGAATTTGCCACAGCAACAGAAGTTTAAGTCCAGTGTGAGTCTTGTAACAAGACATTAATCCATCTATTCAGCTTCTCCCACTTGTCTGGGGCCTGGTCACAGGGGCAGCAGTCTAAGtagagatgcccagacttccctctcctTTGACATCTCAGAGAAATATAGTCTCTCCAACATGACCTGGATCTTCTCCGGGGCCCTCCTCCTGGAAGGACATGTGCAGGACACCTCCCTTGGGGGGCATCCAGAAGGCACAAACAGATCCGCTCCTTCTTCACCAAGATAGACCTGTACTTCAACCACATTATTGATCAGCTCCATCAGCTCCATCCTTCTTTTATTCATGAACAAGACCTCACGTTACCTAAACTCCTCTACCTGAGGCAGGATTTCTCCTCCAACCTGGAGAGGGCAAGTCAACATTTTTTGGTTGAGAACCACGGCCTCAGACTTGAAGGTGCTGATTCAGTGTGACCTTTAGCATCCATGCGGCTTCGCACTTGGCTGCAACCCTCCCCTGTACACGCTGAAGAACTTGGCTTGATGTATCCAACAAGACATTATCTGCAAAAAGCAGGGATGAAATCCTGTGGTCTCCACACCAGAttccctcccccctcctcaaACTGCTTTTGTAGTGGTGGAGGAGTTTGTGAGCCTGAGTGATCCTAAAAGCTACTCCCTGGTATATTCTCCCTTGAAAAAGCAGTGGACAAACCCCTCATGAGTAGTTCCAAGACCAAGAGCCATTACTTCACCCAGGTTGACATTACTCTGATGTCTGATGCCTTCCCATTGGCCCACCACTTACAGGAAAGAGCATTAGAGGCTGGTGCATTGTGGATTGACTGGTACCTTAAAAGAACCCAATCCACTGTCCTGGATGAGAAATCTGGGACCTGGAACTCGACTACAACTCTGCCCACAAACTGACTCGAAATTATACAACCTggaaataatgtgtgtttgctgatgagTCATCTGTGTCAAGTGTAACATTACTGCTTTAAACTTTTTCAGGTCAGCAGATCATCACAGCTCGTCTTGGACTGAATGTCATTCTTCCTTGTCGAACTTCCAGCAGCGCCCCcatcagagctgcagagtggaGCAGACCTGACCTGAAGTCAGAATACGTGTTCTTCTACAGGAACAAACAGTCAGATAAAACCTATCAGCATCCATCTTTTAAGGGCCGTGTGGAGCTGGCGGACAGTCAGATAAAGGATGGTAACCTGTCTTTAATCCTGAAGAACGTGATCAGAAGTGACGCTGGAACGTACGAGTGCAGAGTTCATAGTGCAGAGGACACAGCACGAAATAAGAGAGCTGTTATTAAGTCTGGACCCATCAGCATTGTTCACCTGACAGTCATTGAACCACGTGAGTTGCAGTATTTATACAGAAGCTGTATTAATGACATGAGTTTGTGCTgaaaatggattctgttgtgttcctCAGTTGTCAGCTACCTCACACCTGTTTCTGCTCTGCAGGTaacacacctggaaacacaggGAATGGACAGCACATGGTTGGACTGTTGTGTCTGCAAGTTATTACTGTAATTCTTTATGTGTTGGCAATGCCATACTGAAGAAATGTGGCAAATGTGTGGACCACTCTGATAACTCTTACAGCAGAAGACAGTTACGCTGACTTGCACTGTGCTTGTGCTTAGTGGGAGGTAATTATAGAGTGCTTCTTCCATTGCATAGCACAGCAGTTAACCTTAACAATATGGTGGAAACGTGCTATTTAAACAACTAAGGAATTCATTTCTTGCCTGAAGCTCTATGCAGATTACAGTTTGTACTAAGTCTCCCTGCATTATGCAAAATTTACTTGCTGATGTATCAGAGATGAAGATTCACATATTCAGTGTGACTAGTAGCTCATCTGATAATGAACCACTAACtctaaacacatttcattttttattgtttcttcacaataataataataataatagacttTGTCATCATAGTTGGGAAGGAGGCACAGACATTTCAACTCCAAACAGACACTTACAAGATACTTTTGATTAACAAGTCGAACATGAATTTAAACATGTTCTTCCTCTCCTTGTGCTGTTACCTTGTCGTGGTGGAGATGCTTGAAGGTCTCAAAATCCCTTTAAATTAAGCCAAAGGGGGTTTCAGCTCCCACCAGGTTCAGTCAAGCTGGACCGGACTCAGGTGAGAGGCTAGGTGAAAGACAGCATTAGTGTAAAGGCTCAAATAATCAGGAACAGGTAGTTGCAGGGTAACCATGAAGAACTTGCTAAACTAGGTTCTAACTGGCTAAAGTAAGAGGGCTGGTTAACTGTGGAAATTAACTAGCTGCAATTGTACCCTTCTCTTAACAAAGAAGCTATAAACTGTGGAAGTCTGTGGCTGCCGATGATTTCATCACATGCTGATACATGTTATAATCAATCCTCTTGTCATAGTCCGTGAACTTTCAGTTTAGGCTTGCACAAGTTCTTCAGTTCCTTGGACTGGTTGGACTGGTCTGTGTTAAAGCTGTAAGACTCATCAGTGTGGCATCATCTCTTAGCTTGTGTGCAAAACAATctgaattttttctttttatggcaacaacaataatatataaatatataattcatCTCCAAATCAGAAACATTAGACAAATAGTTCAGTACCATGTAAAAGAAATCATACGTTTTTCAAACTTCTCTACAGATCTTAAATGAGCTCAGCTTCAGGCCACGTATGCTTGACATTATGCTTTGGGTTATTGTCACACTGAAAGTTGAACCATTTCCTAGTCTCAGTTTTCAGTTCAGAACAAGAAGTTTAAAACTTCACAAATGGAGACATTTAATAGCTGAACAGTcaaattttcaaaatgtttttgatatGAAAGCTAAACTCTGGTCAAGTTACAGACTCTTcttgagaaaaatgaaattaatccCAATTTTGTGTATCAAAATTTGTCACCCGAACTTCAAGGTGGagtttttatttgcagtacagtttgtacagtttaatattgtcttttacatttacatttacattacattctCTTCCACTCACATCCTCTTTTATCCAGAGATCTAGTATTTGCATGGTGTCTCATGCAAATGGCATGCTGACAAGGTTTATGGTTCATATATCTGCAGTTATAGGCCGTCTTCTGCTTTTACTGTCACCTGGTAGAAACAGTTACGTCTACTTTTTCGGCCCAGAGGACATGAGGTGATACAACAGTTGGTCTAACTTTGTTTGTCAGTTGTACTTATTCTTATaccatttagaaaaaaagaggCAACCTCTTTGGAAAAAAAGCAACttcttttataatttttattgaCTGAaaagtgtagtggtaagatcgctgtCTTCCTTGTCGAGCCCCAGCTGtagttgctttggataaaagcgtctgccaaataagTTAAATTGACTCGACTGATATTGAGAGTATCTGGTGGACAGGTGCTGAATGGCAGCGGCTGAGGCAGGAATCATGACAGAAAGgaggctgtgtcagctgttttGTTCTATATCTACAGCTCAGTCTCTTCAAGTTGTGTTGTTACTTAACCTCCAAAGTCTTTGTGGCTGCATCAGTAACAACAACATGAGTATTAAAACTGAGACACAGATGTTAAGCTTGATCAACATCAGCTGGTGAAACTGGGTGAGGGTGTCTGATGTTGTTTCACAAGAGTGAGTTTCAGCAACAGAGGGTTAAACCCACAAAGGTTATTCaatagctgtgtttgtgttttacagcagaTAGAATACAGCAGAGAGTGTACAGTTTATTAACACACGCACCACCAGTACACAAAGTAAAGTGATGACTTAGCAGCtgactgagacaaaaacaataacatgagGAAAGTCACGTCAACTGATCATAACCCAGTGATTCATCAATATTATTCTTTAATATTAATGGTAAATTCCTCAGTAACTCCACAGGAGGACACGTCTGATCATGTGTCCtcacttctgtttctgctttttaatttgaataacaACATCAACTCTGAACACGTGTTCAACAAAAGCTGTGCAGCTTTTACTTTAccaataactaaatgtaaatgctgagTTCTAAACAGTTTTTCCTGTGATGTTTTACTCTGTTTACCAGGTGTAGCTGGCATCttaaagctacaacatgtaacatttctgaatatttatttttttagaccCAAAACAACAATGATGCCAATACAGTCAATCCAGTTTTTGATTGAAACCTGCCCTCGTAACCAATCAGTCAGTTCTATTTGTCTGGTGAAGCTAATCAACAGCGTGTTTGAATATCATTCATTTGCTTTGAGAAGCAtgtcttttgtttctctgaGCTTCATTTATCTTTTCACATCTAAAACTAAAgaggttaaagttaaaaacaacaggaagtacTCTTAGCAGATGTTTCCTCCAACGCACTTTCAAACAGTCCTTGATAACAGTGCAGTCAACCGACAGGCCTGCTATCAGCTTTTTTTCAGCTTACATGGTTTGAGAGGCGCGTTCAGTACGTTATCATATCCTTTCCTGCAGAAGACTGTTGCTTTCATGGCTTTGTGGTTAAATGCCTTCGTTATCTATGAAACtctattttacacacatttctgttcaGACTCAGACTAATTTTGTGTCATGTGGTGAAATTCTCTCAAGGGTTTTCTAGAGGTTGATGAGAATGGAAAATACAAAGGTCACACAgtgactttgacctttggcTGTTGaccataaaaatgtaattggtTCATCTTGAGTCCAAGTGCGAATTTATACAAAATTTACAGATATTTCCTTAAAGCCTTCTGGAAAAatattaattcataataataatgacatactttcATCATCagaagataaaagacaaaacaaaaataaaaatggaaaacaatgaaaatttAATACAGATCCATAGCAGCAGTTCTAGGACAAGATAACAGCAACTCATGACTGCTGGTGAGGGTTCACTTCCACATGTGATCTTGGTTGACTTTGGTTCTGTCCCATCAGAAGGAAAGCAATTTTGTCTCTACTTCACAATCTGAAATGTCATTTTGGAActgattgttgtgttttgttgtcaggTTGTGTATCTATGAACCACATAGGTTCTGAAACCTGAACcaaaactgcaaaacaacacaacaacagtcGTGTTTTGCACTGAAggtgaaactgtgtttgttccttCAGGGACAGTTGGTTATTCAGGTTTCAGTGTTCAGAGTCCACTAACTTTTAATGTTCCAAATTAtcattgtttaaaaacaaacaatcattAAAATCTTAATGTCACAGCAACCACTTGAATATAACGCTTTAGAATTTCCTAGTCATATTTATCCCACTTCACTCCATGTTGGCGACATGACTGAGTGCACTGGCTTTAACTATTATGACAGattgtttctgtcagtgtctgttAATCCTGCTTCCTGCACCAAAACAACTTCCTGTCATTTTGgtttaataacattttagaTTTATCACAATTCAAACAAAGAATAACATgattatttttggttttatcatttttaaacacaacatttatcaTGTagctctttttttgttttttctaaacaaacttctgtttttagttcagttcagtttatagTCTATGTTTCtacaaaagaagaaggaaatCACCTGTTTTTTTAAGATTAAGATTTAAGAGAGTATCTGGTTGATTTAAAAACCTCCTTTCATTTTGTTATCTTCGTATTTCTTCATGATTGTGTTGATGCTTCAGTAGCTACGGACAGCTGTCCACTGCTCTGTGGTACAGAAAGAGCTTTTTCTTGTTCTAAATTGTTCTCTGTTTACAACACATTTAGCCTCTGATGCACTCAcaagtgttaaattatttaaagcGAAGCAAGTTTTAGATTGCATGTATTGATTAGCACGTCAGTCAAAGCTCCAAATGTGTACACTCACTGTGTGCTACAGTGCCCTATAGATTTTACTGAGGCAGCTCTCTGAGACTCACAGGTCTACAGTGTCTGCGCCACACTGTCAGGTTTAGATTTAACCACTTAGTCCCTTACTgcttccaccatcactctgtatgtttaagaGTTCacaaaagacatgaaagaacaGGAAACGTTAGGACTTATCAGCAtggaaatattgtgtttgttgttcacCTTGGtgaagctcagatcacatttcacatcCCCTTTAATGAAGGGTGGTTTATTTCCCCTGAGCTTTGTCTAATTACTACAGTACTTCTTGTTCAGCATCCACAAGCCTGCACTTAGAAAAGctgaacaacaaacacaacaagcttCTTTCTGGCTGAGCCACCTTTTTCCTGTCTCTGCAGTTTAATTCATGAGCATCTTAGTTAAAAACTTTTGAGCcgttgttttcttctctcaggTTTTTAAAAGCTGAACAAAATTTAAAGACTTTTCAATGATATGTGTTTTACAATGATTGTTATCAAATTTCTCCTGTGTAGTTTTACTAGCAAACAACTGTGGTTCAACTAGAACATGCTTCACCAGAGGAACATGTGATGAACATGATATATTCAGGTTTTTGGTGCAGACTCCGACTCTAATGACAGATCCAGACTCTGCAGGAAGATGTTAGAGCCTGCCACTAGAAGGAGTGCTGAGCCCTCAGGTGCTAGGTGGAGGTACGACGAGAAAAAGGACTTGATCAGTGTTTATCAACAGGAGGAGACAGTGAAAGGTCTGAACTTGTCCAGTGACTGGAACAATGATGAAATGTGTGGTAGgatgatgagaagctggagcagaAGTGTGAATGAATTAGGTTCAGGCTCATCACTGAACTGTAGTAAGACAGTAACAGATGAAACTACTGTGCAGGTGCTGCCTCGTCCTGGCTGAGAATCCATAATCCATaatcctgtttctgtttctttttattcacatcatttcacctcctctcctcttaccatCTGGCCGACTGATTGTCATTATCTCCATAACACATTGGAAATGTTTGTTCTCTTACCTCTGTGATGCCTGCACTGCTCAGAAAAACTAACTGGTTGAGCACATATTTACAGAATAAGCAACTTCTTTAGTGATTTTCAGGCTGCATCTGTAACACGAGCAATAACACTGAGCTTGATCCACCTCAGCTAGGGCAACTGGGTGAGGGTGTCCGATGTTGAAAGACCTAAGACACTGAGGAACCTTGGCCACTATTGAGgactgaaaagaaagagagagagataaaaaccCACTCACACAACACACTTAAATTCTTGTTTAGCTCATTTGTTTGACATTAACATTATTGAAAAGCAGTTTAACAGAGAGAATTTCATTTCATCGTCTTGTAAAAACACTCTCATGTTGAGATTTCCGGCTGTCACAGTGCTGCTAATGTTGCACCAGACAACTTgcttaacaaaaataaaaatgtaaccaGCAGAATAACAGATACTAAGTAAACCAGGTTTCTCCAAACTTGTTTCTCAAGAGTGAGTTTCAGCACCAGAGGGTTAAACACATAAACGTTATTCAATATTTGAGTTTCTATTAGAAATCCTGAAGGTTTATTAACCAAAGTTTTatcattttggttttggaaatgaaaactgagaaaactagtgttttttattttttttaaccaatttttgttttgttttaaaattaatgactgaatgacaaaaagacatttgtctTATTTGGTTCAATGGGGTAAATGTGACATCAAGTGTGAATattagtgaaatgtttcacatagttttatatttgatcttttttccattttaattttaatttgtgtccAGAGCTATTTCAAAATATCCAATAATGTGTACGTCTTAAACTCTAATGAGCTCTTTGACATGTACATAATGCACCTTAAAGAGTTATTTCAGTAGGAGTCAGCTCACTTTGATTATCGTCTTTGAGTTTGATTTTAGTGTGCTTGAATATGGCTCTTCAATGAGTTTGTACTGGCATTGTACATGTCTTATTTTATCATTGTAtgcatctttttaaaaagttttactCGTCACACTTTGTTCACTGTACCTAACTTGTCAGACGATTTTTTCCAAAGGATCTGACAAAAAACTAAGTGTAAAAGTTAATCCTGAGTTCTAAACTGCTTTTCCTGTCATGTATTCCTCTGTATACTAGATGAACCTGGTACTTTAAAGCTACTGCATATAGCTTTAAACCAGTGTAACTCACCATGATGGTGGagtcacagtgaaataaaaacatatgataTGAATCACTCTGTGTTTTTGATACATTAGTGAGAGTGAAAGTATTTCTTTCTTGTTGTCAAGAGATGTACGCCTTAAAAACTTAACTCCTATAAGACTGAAGCTCcaacataacaaaacatgaCAGTTCAGGATTTAGAGTGATCATGGTTGTATTAGTGAGAAAGTAAGTTTCCATAGATATAATGTTATTGGTTGTAAGTTGGTTGTAAAATACTGAATCAGCTGGATGAAGAGTGGTGTCATTTTGCTGTTGCTTGTTTATTTACTAAATGAAGcccagtgcagctttaaaaaattTCAACAGTTTCACAGTGTCAAGTGAGATTAGAAAAACACTGTCCTTTTAATCTGAAAACGACCACATATCTGTTTTCAcaattttcaaatgtgtttgtttaatttctttccaGTTAAATctattttcactttctttcttggTCCTGTGTTGAAACATTCCACACTTGTTCCAGAACATTTCTCTTCTTCAAATTTCAAGTCAAAAAATGCTTTTCTTACACCTTCATTTTTGATGCACAGTGCTCCCCCTGGCCTGTCAAACTGTGATAATGCTCTGTTTGAATCACCAATGCAGGTCCAATCTTTGTCTTCAGACACACACCACTTGGAGTGATCTGATCCTTGTTTGAACTCAACCAGCAAGAATTGTATTTGTTCAATATTATACACACTATGAGCACCTGTCTGACAGAAGGAATCACATTTATCTTTTTGGCTCCAGGTCTGTACatacattcagtgtgtttgcaatAGTAACATAAAGATCTCCAACTGCACGAAATAATAGGAAGAATGACAGTCAGCTGGATAACTTAACACAACACATCTTCACGTTACACAACGTGTTGACAATTTAGGTCTCCATGattaaaacaatacaacaaaatattttggCTGCTGCATGTGCAAATCACAAATTTTCCCCTTTTGGATACTCTGAGATTTTCTTAAAAAAcatctaaactttttttttccctttacaaGAGGCCATTGCTTTGATTGTACTGAGAAGCAACATGTTTTCGAGTTTGTGCAGAATGGTTGAGGTAAACAGCAGTAATACAAAGCACTAATGGGGCACTATCTGTGGTTTCTCTTTAAATAAAGGTAGCATAATAAGGATTACAGAAAAGAAATAGGTTTTAGGTCAATCTAAATAAGTATTTTGTGAATGAAGTCAAGACAATTATGGATATGGTGCTGActatttttacagaaaacactttgGTACAAAAAAGTGttcacatatttatatacacgTCATCTATGTTAAATGTGAAGTCcttatgttaatagaaaacataatctGGTTGCAATTATATGCCCTCAAAAAACGTCATTTGAAATTGTcattgcagtttagttgtatagaattatattttacttataTATTCAAATGACA from Anabas testudineus chromosome 18, fAnaTes1.2, whole genome shotgun sequence harbors:
- the LOC113155721 gene encoding V-set domain-containing T-cell activation inhibitor 1-like, with the translated sequence MFPAVLCCSVLLTVLFLQSNGQQIITARLGLNVILPCRTSSSAPIRAAEWSRPDLKSEYVFFYRNKQSDKTYQHPSFKGRVELADSQIKDGNLSLILKNVIRSDAGTYECRVHSAEDTARNKRAVIKSGPISIVHLTVIEPRNTPGNTGNGQHMVGLLCLQVITVILYVLAMPY